The DNA sequence GACACAGCCCCTTACTCGTTGACGCCTGACACTCAGAGAGAAGAGCAAGCAGATTGAGAACAGTCGACAAGATCAATCCTTAAAGAAAGGAACAGTCGAAGGCGCATGGAACAATGGCACCCCGTGAGAAACAGAGGATAGACCCCCAGCGGCTGCAAAACATTCGTCCCGATACCTCTCTCCATCtccactcaaaaaaaaaaaaaaaaaaaaaactgaatgctttaatttatttatgatgGAGAGGGTAGATTCGAGATGCATGCTGCTGGAAAAGGGTGAGCAAGAAGTGGGTACAGATTTTGGAGGAATAAAAAGAAGTCAAGAGCTGGAGAACAGTGGCACGATTGATCCACATTGTAGAACAACCTAATCCGTGAGGCAGAGATGAGTAAGGGTTGTGGGCTTCAACAGATCCGTCCTCTCTTGCTATTTTGCGCGATATCCTGCATGCACTCAAACACGGTAACCCCTAAACACTCTCAGCTCCACCGTAAAACAGCCTATTCCTTATCaacccgtctaccctgaatagtgcttgtaatgagaagctcacgctgtTCTTAAATGATTCTTAAAGGAGTTTTGTCTCGATAGTGCAACCTTTTCAGGTATGAGATATAGAGTACGGAGCTGATCTTCGAACAGCAATCGTGGGGTGTTCTGGTAAGGGTGTGCGATCTGATTCTacagcttgtatggttcagagatgtgTGGTAAGAGCATGGTTATTCAGACAAAGCGAGTTCCCGCTCCTTCAAACCTTTCTTCCTGCTCTTGAGGCTTGGTcttgttcgaggacaaacaaggatctaagtctgggggaattgatatgtggtgtttttaataccaaTACATGTGCACTTTGAGCTCattttcagtcctaattcgTGTTTAATTTACATCATTCCAGGTTGGGAACAGGTGAAAGAGTAAAGGAGAAAGTTTCAGGAAGTCAGATGCTGTTTTGAAGGATTCAACGTGGAACAGTCATTTAGAACAACCCAAGGGTTGCTCCCGAAGAGATCAAGCATTAGACTGCTCCCGATCATTAAGGAAACTTCCTATTCTGGAGTTTGCCCTAGTTTcgactttctctttctcttattcTCCTATCACCAGCGCCTCCCTATAAAAGGGGAGGCTATCGTTTTCTTAAAGACACACTAGTTTTTACAAGAAACCTAGATTGCTCTTTTGGATTTTacgcaacttgtaagggagaaggctccatctctcatTCTCACGAGAAGATTACCCTGAACCCTTTgtctttttacttattttatatgcagtattattcagaaatcttGCCTGTGTCATCctgctttatgattgagtagtaggctaagcttgcttagggttgtagggtgttagccgcatgaactgaacacaaataagtgaTCTCAACTATCTTCATTCATATTGATCTTACTGCCTGCATTGAactgatcacttaatgttggaTCTATGATTTAATCCTCTAGCTAACCGTTAGGAGATAAGTCGAcctatattgaatgagcttagtatccctaatcagcgagagtagatattagggtattaagtgaactaatcagATCTCGCATCTAAAGCTTGCTTTCGCGTCTTGTTCCAAGCGAGAGCTTAGGATTCAAGGCCGACACGCATAGGGAATAAGATCACGATAGTGAGTTGTTCCAGCTGAGTGATCTGAGTTCTAGACCGCATTTCATcgcacttgaatagttgttcagTTCTGCAATTAACATCCGATCATTGACCCTAAGCCAGCTTCATTTAAATTGAATTCAAATTACCTAGGCATTCTTGTTACTTTTATCACAATTAATTCTCAAAACCCACTTGTTTCTCAGCTTGAcattgaactcataagagtaaagagtaaactggtcctctggattgaatctcaaatattacaattaccactgttaacttgacagtagcaaggattcatttttagAATATCAGCAAACCTCGCTTGCAATACCCCAAAAGctcgttcgacatcttttctggtgGATTCTTGATGTTTAGCAAACAGCTCTGCTTTATCaccttgaggaagtgggatagattggataaatgtcGACCAATTCGGATAAATTCCGTCAGTAAGGTAGTACGCCATACGgtaagtgtggttgttgaccttgaatttaactttaggtgctcgaccttttataatgtcatcaaaaacaggagaccgatcaagaacattgatatcgttaagggtacctggtaatccgaaaaatgcgtgccatatccaaagatcttctgATGCCACAgcctctaagacaattgtcggctttcctgaaCCTCGTGTGTACTGCCCTCTCCAAGCcgttgggcagtttttccactcccaatgcatacaatcaatgCTGCCAATCATCCCGGGAAACCCGCGTgcctctccaatatcgagtaaTCGTTGAAGATCTTCTGCCGTAGGTATTCTTAGATACTCATCACCAAAAAAGTGTATTATCCCATTAGTAAATGTTCCAACATAAAAGAGCAGTACTTTCACcgagtcggagatattcgtcatacGTATCTCCCGATTGACCATATGCGAGCATACGTATAGCTGCCGTACATTTTTGAAGTGGTGAGAGCCCTTTCCTTCCGTGAGCATTTACTCGGTGCTGAAAGTACGGAACACCTGTAGTTAGAAACAAAGagagtggaaaaaaaaaattagacgaATGTGGTTGTCTGAAATTAAGCAAAGTGTGTGAGTGTGCTTACTAGAGAAGAGATGCTGTCTGAAATTAATTACCAAATTCGAGATGTGTGCTTATGTGTGCTTCAGTGTTGTTGTGTGATTGTTTACAGAGAAGAGATTGGAAAGATGGTTTTGTTCTGATTGTTTTGAGAGAATAGATCGAGATGAAGATGAGAGCAATGCATAAATGAGAGATAGATTATATAGTGTCTTTCTCGACATCATCCGCGACAACTAcatcatacaaaaataaaaaacaaacgaGTACAACCCATGACCTGAGCACATGTTTTCTCACTAGTACAACCCGTGAGATGACCCATCAACCTCAGACTAAACCTTGTAGAACCCGTGACCTCCACAACCAACAACCCGTGACCTGTAGAACCAACAAACCTTGTAGAACCCGTGACCTCCACAACCAACAACCTTCACCTGTAAAACGAGACAGAAGAAGATAAGTTAAAGTCAAGTAATCAACAAAATTATCATGTAATGAACAAAGTTATCAAGTAATGAACAAAGAATCAACTAATGAACTAAGAAAATCCTCAACTAAGCACAAGCAGTTATCAAATTATCACCTAGAGCATCTCAGAAACGAGTTTCTCCTTAAGAGCCACCTCACTATCAGTTAGAGTTTCATGTTTCTTAGAGAGGAGACGATCTAGAATTTTTTGTTTGGCTAGGTTGCGTTTCAAGTCTAGAATGGTTTCTAGTCGATCAAAGGCTGCTTCATTCCCCTTTTTCTTGCGTTTGGCTGCTTTGCAAGCCTTAACACCAGGAGGCCTAGCCTCATCCGAGTCAGGGACTGACTCTGCAGCTTCCTTCCGTTTCTCCTTTGCACCATCTTTTGAGACAGAGTTCGATCTCCACTTTTGATCAAACCTCAACTCCCTCCAGGCGTGTTCAAGATTGAACTTCGCCCCGTAGTCGTTGAAGAAGATGTCATGAGCAGACTTCATGACATCGTTCTCATTTTGGCCACTAGCTTGCTCCTTCATAGCCGCCTCATAGCTTCCCACAAACTTACACACCTGCTCATTAATccttccccacctctgcttacactgACTCCACTCTCTAGGAGCAGAGCCAGTGAGCTGAGGGCTTGAATTAAAATAATCCTCTATTCTTTTCCAAAACGAACCTAACTTCTGCTGGTTACTAACTATGGGATCCTTTCTGGTGTTCAACCAGGCACTGATGAGGACAATGTCCTCTTGTGTTGTCCACTTTCTCCTCTCTACGGGTTTAGGAACATCTGAGGACCCTACATCTATGGTTTGAGTGGTTTGAGTGTTTTGAGCGGTTTGAGTGATTTGAGTGTTTTGAGTGGTTTGAGTGCACTGGGAAGATAATAGGTTCACAAACCCGACAGAATTAAGAGAAAAGGGATCCATTTTGGTTTCAGGTTTTTGGGTGTTTTCACAAGAGCGTGGTGAGTTAGAGTGATTTTTAAAAGTTGGTTTGTGTTTACAGTGGTTGGTTTCAGTATCTATAAAAAGGATTTACTTCCTTTGTGTCTCTAACTACCAAACATTCATTAGCCTTAATTACAGATGAAGTAGTTCACATAATGTATTCATTACACatcaaatcaatatttttaatgacCATTCATCACAGCAACCAACCAACAACGATTTAAATTAACCTATGTGAGTTCCTAGTTATAATCTAGTACAGATACTACTCTACATATTTAATGAACTTAGATGAGTTCCTAGTTAAGTTTCAGTTCAACTACAGAAACCAACACACCTATCAGTACACGGAAAGAACTACTTCGGTTTAGTTTCTGTGTTTACCTGTTCGATTTCAGTCGAAACACACCCTCTCCAGAGCAGCCACCTGCACTGTGAGGTTATACACGTCACCAGTGAGCTTATCAAGCAGCAAACTCAGCCTTTTAACTTGTGCCtgcacaagaaaaaaagaaacgttgtgaatgactttttaaaaacctaaattaagaaaaataaatcaactCTTAGACAAAGTGACAAACCTCGACACTCTCAACCAGCATTGGCACCGACTTGATCACTCATCAGCCTCCTCCACACGCTACGCAGCATTTCGATCTCCTCCTGCACACCACAAACCCAAGGCTGACGATAATGTAACCCATCAGCCTTGGTTAAACAATAAACACATCAGACAACACATTCCAAATATTGAACTAAAGCACAGGTTTGTATCTAATAATTCAAATGGGTAACAGGGTTTGTATCTAACCTCGTAGTTTACACAGCTGAAGAAGCGTTTCCCTGGCTGAGTGTCGAACTCATCCTTCACTCGAACCTCGTCTATCATTCTCCCACCACAAGCGCATCTTTTGGGCATCCCATGTTCCAAATCGGAAACGTATCTCAGGAGGTTTATGTGCTCCAGTTTCCTCTTACAATCTGTTCTCTCATCTGCGGGATCCATCTAAAGCACAAAACAAGAAATGATTAGCAcaaaaaaactgtaaaatacGATCATACGAACCGTCTATCCAACCCAGTTTACTATATCAAACCACTAATCGAAacccccaaattttttttaaccctaattcgaaaaccCCTATTCGATTTTCAATCCGCAAATCTCGGACCATTAATCGATAAATAGAACCCGTAGACAAGGTTATACAACCCTAGATCCAAACACATCTCGATTTCGAACCCTAACCCGAGATCAGAAAATCTTTTGACAATTCACAATGGCGATATCGACAACAGAAGGCTAATATCTAAACGTCAATCGACTCGGAACTCACCTCTGGTCGTGGAGGAGACAATCCGGCGCCGAATCGATCGAGAAAAGGGGAGAAAATGGGTGAGAGCTCGGCGTCGCAAATGAAATCGCCACATAGAGCAAACCCTAGCTTTCTCGTGAAAATGAGAGAAATGATTCTCTCTCCGCGTTCAAGCGCGTGACCTCTCCTCCCCTTCACCAATCAGAATGCGACACCTGTCCTGAACCCGTATCGGACGGGATCACTGGTAAGAGGCGGTTCGCCAAATTAAATCCaatttctcatttatttttatttaaaaggcCTTAAAACCTGAGCCCATGAACCTGTTTAAAACCCTCAATGTGGTTGCTCTTATGATTTATGAACAAACTTCTTTTGCTAGTGCCATCTATTCGGTGTGGATATTTCCATACATAATAGACTTTAGTCATGTATAGTGGATATATTTTgagtaaatatttttgaatgtcACTTCATACTCTTCTACGTTTTGAAGAGGCTTTGCATATATGTATATTACAGTAGTATGTATATCACCATGAATGAACACATGACCACAATTCTAACCCCACCAAACCACATGCAGCTGCCTTGTCTCTAGTCTCAACGATTATTGAAGTATTTCTACAGCTTAGTTCCACCTGAACACCTACAAAATATCCAATATGgaaccatttttaaaaaaccgAGCAATTAATTCATTGAATTTACATGTTAGCATATAATTACAATTTACAACATGGTATTCTTAAACCTAATTCCCAGTTAGAGTGCTTCATGTACAGGCCTGTTTTACTGATTAGAAATCAAATATCTGATATGGAATCGAaccaaataataaacaaactgAATTGGTTAGTTTTTCCATCTCTTGACCACCCAACTCAGTTCTTTGAGAAAGATACAAGAAGTCACTTATTGATTCCAATCTAACATGGGTGAACCaggtttaaaatatatatatatatataaacaattatCATGCCTTAATTACTTACTATGAACGGGtgatatgaaaattaaatagaatattgtaacatcccgagttgtgatatgtgaaaaggcttaCGAGAATTGATTTGACTACCTATGTTACCAAAGTTGATTTACTttttccggagcacatcctgaaagaactccagagttaagcgtgcttgagctggagtagtggaaggatgggtgacctatcggaaaGTGATTCGTGATAGCATGcaagtgaggccaaagcatgggaaaaggtcggatggtgattgcagggtcagtaaacagtGATTTCGAGCCTTTGGAAAATTAACGGACTGACTGTCAGACAGGATGGGGCCCAcaggccgagagagcgggcatggatggcccattagccgtgggcggaTCAGGGcattacaagtggtatcagagctagtTAGTCGTCTCAGTTCTGAcctgagaggcgtcttgagacctgttGTGGAGCGCAACGAGGatgttgcgttctttgagagtgagtgaattgtaacatcccgagttgtgatatatggaaaagcttaagagaattgatttggctatctATGTCACCAatgttgacttaccttttccggaacacatcctgaaagaactccagactccagagttaagcgtgcttgagctggagtagtggaaggatgggtgacctatcgggaagtaattcgcgatagcgtgcgagtgaggccaaagcatgggaaaaggtcgggtggtgattgcatggtcagtaaacaatgatgctaagccttggaaaattaacggaccAACCGTTAGACGGGATGAGACCCACAGGTCGAGAGAGCTGGCGTGGGTGGCATATTACCCGTGGGCGGGTCGGGGCgttataagtggtatcagagctggttagccatctcagttttgacctgagaggcgtcttgagacctgtcgtgggccgtaacgaggacgttgcgttctttgagagggggtgaattgtaacatcccgagttgtgatatgtgaaaaagcttaagagaattgatttggctacctatgtcaccaaagttgattTACCTTTTCCGaagcacatcctgaaagaactccagagttaaatGTGCTTGAGATGGaatagtggaaggatgggtgacctatcgggaagtgattcgcgatagcatgcgagtgaggccaaagcatgaGAAAATATCGGGTGGTGATTGTAGGGTCAGTAAACAGTGATTTTgagcttttagaaaattaacggaccgaccgtcaGATGGGATGGAGCCCACGGACCGAGAGAGCGGCGTGGGTTgcccattagccgtggacgGATCAAAGCGTTACAAATATATTGTTAACGCCTTTGTCCACTGTCTTACTGATACGAACAACATCAATGATCAAACAATATTGAAGAAAAAGAATCTCTGGCAAAGACCCATTGATGATATTAATCACCAGAATATAGCGGCAAATTACTAATTAAAGTTTAAGACGAATTCACTACCATGCAAACCTCTCCACCTATCCCAGATCTGAGTCCGttcttattttttatgaaaGAAGAGGAGCTGAAGAATGGTTTATATAGATGAATTGAAAAAGATGAGATATTATCTCTCAAAACTCTTTAGAAATGTATTATCGATTGTTGATGAAATGAAACTCACTTTGACAAAAGGATCCAAAGAGTCAATAGTTGAGGATGAACGATTTACCTTTTTCTATGGATTTTTTTAAAGTGAGGTGTCAGGCAGGCAGAGCCGGACCTGAATTGTTTGGGGCCCtatacaattttcttttaagaattatttaattttttttaaaggttaaaatttattataatttgtatttaaatataaacttaATCTAATTTACTGCCATATATACATAactatgcatttttatttatcttttatgaacatttttttttgaaaacataacatttttattttacacttacacatttatatatattattatatttatagacATATTATTACGAAATTATAAGAAATTGGGGACCCATTCGATTGGTTCAAAATAATTGGGTCAAGCCGGGCTCTGCAGGCATGGGGTGCTGACGTATCAGAccctggtgagtctccactgaatcattatataatagattactTCAATTTAGTAGTAAATCAAAACTGACCACAAAATAGGACCAAAGAAAACTCTAGACACACAATCTTATTTAACTCAATACAAATAATATGATTTAGCATATTGAGCTCGTTAAAAACAGATCAATCGCATTTCAGACGATTATTGAGAAAATAAAGACGTCACGAGAGCAATCATGTTAACGGTCTTCTTGACTTCATCTGCAGTAAAGACAGTAGGTACCACAGTTTCTACAAGCCCTGGAGTAAATGTTGCTTGTCTGCGAAACAGAAGCCTTCATTATCTCCCAGGCAAGATTTGGGTTACTGACTACGAATAATTTGAAGACCTCCGAGCTAGCTAtggtagatatattatttttgacataactGAAAGCGGCTTCATTGAGGCCATTGTCGAAAGGTATCTGAGCAAGCTCAAGGACGTCAAGAGCATTCGACATATCCAGAGAAGATATCATTTCGTTTCTGCACAGATCACGTAGATGAGGGATTTCGTATTTGTCAGCGGCAAGATAGAGTGACTGAACATTCTGCTTAGCTTTCGGAGAAATCATAGTGCCATCGCTATACATAAATTCAACAAAAGTTTCTAACTCTTCTTTTTTCATCTCTGATAGAGTGACTGTCTCGACCTGCTCAGCCAAAGTCTTAACCTCGTCAGATTCCAGCATCTTCTTAAACACCTCTGATCTTGATGCCTATTCGTAATCCAAACATATATAAGGGCCACTCACTAACCAGTAATTAAACATAAACATTTCTAGTATTGATTCCTAGATCAGATAATAGTGAGTAAGAGATCAGAGATAAGAACGAGACCAGAATAAGTTTGTGAGCGGATATAGCTGAATCGTCATCGTTGTCCACACCCGCCTTGAGCGTACGTCAACTTGCCATTGTTCTTCCAAGACCTTTGCAAGTCCACCCGAGAATATCTGTTGGTTGGTTTGAGTTGCCATAGTTATAAGGTAACATGATTTTATTTCTAGTAAACTATAGTGGCTTATATAGAGAGAACCCAAAGACAACCGTCCAACTTCTTAATACTTACGTTTTGGAAATTGAAGGAGAAGCATTTATATTTAGTCAATTAGTACAGTGGAAATCCTGGTGCACAAAAAAAGAGGACAGTGGAAATCCTAAGGTCTGGTTGCACTCAACGGGCTACTCTCTTGGGAAATGAACCGTTGTCTTGTCTATCTTGGCCTATGTAAAATTTGGAATTGCGGAAGCTATTTTCGACCTCCAACATGTCTAATCTAACTTTGTGTTATGAATCTTCCCATAAACATGTGAGTGTCTTACTGATGATTGTGAAACAGAGACATGGTCGATTCTAAGAGTAAGAAGATTATAAACAATTTGGCAAGAGTCAAATAAATACTCTTTACATATTTGGAGGTCAATATTTATGTAAGTTATTTAtgtcaatagattttttttataattttaggaGGCTACGGACTAATGTTTCATATGTCTATGTTCCGGACTAGTAGGAGATACTAATCTtctttattaaaagagaagtaccatttttatctaccataaaaaaGTTATACTAGTCTTACTAGGtccatttcattaattatatttatttaattatttacattaatctattaaatatataaagatattaataataaatcaattttaactgtaaatttaaattttatttttagttataacaaaatgttgagaaaaaatctaacaaaatctttctaaaaatttaaaatattttatttaaattaatactattgattaattttgcaattaataatatatactattatacattaatttaaataagattttattataaaacaaaataaaataaaattgtatgctattttcaaattttataattatattatataacttctttattaaaagaaataccatAAAAAAATCCATACTAGGTCTATTTCATCAATAacatctatttgattatttaagttaatctatttaatatataacattttgaaaaaaaatattataaattatatagatattaataaataaattttaactgtaaatttaaaatttatttttacttataacaaaatatgttggaaacaatctaacaaaatcttgataatttttttttaattaatgcagcgattgatttcataattaataatatagtattattataatgtatttacttataaaatcccacaatatactaaaataaataacatagaaatataaattatgctaagaaaatatcagttctatagtataactaaataaaattttaaaatatattgtattcagtctgtaaaaattagaaaaaaatgaaggagattctcaatttgtttatttcatactatgaattcattttaccaaactcgaaaatatattaatataaaataacaattaataataaagtaaaatgtataaaacaaatcattatacattaataatatcgaataagaaacataaccaataacattatagatttacataatataacactaaaatgtaaattatatctTTGAAAGTTTTACGATGGtgtatgttatatatttataaaatgaaaatctacCCGCACGGATGTGTGGGTGAAAAATCTAGTTAAGTAGTAAGGGCATTTCCAACTTCATTTTATATTTCACTGTAAAATACAATTTagattaaaattgatttaacaTACTCTATttttaactctataatagagtaaaaaataagtttactctatatatagagtaatttatttatttttgtttatcactctattttttattctatttagagaaaaaataaagtaaaccaTTAGACTTGGGCTAATAAGCTTTTATGGtattttgtatttctttattgataaaaacaagtATGAAAATCAAACATTTAAAAATTCACGATTTAAGAAATTTGACGTAGATTTGATATGCTATGTGTAGTCCGTATATTAACAAACTAGATAGTGACTAGTCGCGCCATGCGCATAATGAAATAGATgattacattatttattttatgttgtaCTAAAAGATTTTCCATATAGCTTTTCGAGGGATAGGCATTCTGATATCCGTTCGGATTGAGTTGATTTATTcgtattttagatttttagagtTAGAAATGTAAATCCAATTcgaatatttacaaattttggtttggatttcgCTGGAATCATTGTGGGTTCTGTTCGGATTTGAGTTTGAGTATCcattttattatgtaattttatttaaaaaatctaaatataattaaatcctcaaaatcttaaaataaaaataatataaatataaaaatctgaataatgtaagactaaatacttaaatttacataaaaattagttctatttaaatatttggatggaGAACAAATAGATATTTTCAGTATTTTGAATATCTTTTTGTTACTTGTGATTACTTtgataatttttagatattttcatatttttgaatatctaatagatataaaattaaaaataattaatatacttAAGTATATAATTATGATATAGATATTTTCGGTATCCACAATATTTCAGTTTGGATCGGGTTTGGGTCTGGTTATCcagatattaaaatttaagatcCATCTGAGTACTTAATCAGTTTTACTTTTAGTATGTGTTTAgtattattttcaaaacaagTTTAATTCGATTTTTCGGATCCAGATATTTTTACCCTTacttattttcttttactaatataaaataaaattaaataaatgtaaaataaatattttaagcttattttgcatacataattaTTGAAACATACTTTAATAATACTAATAAAAATGGTTGGATTTCGTATCAATATTGTTAGACATGGATCGTCGTCGTCTTCGACATCGTACACTCAGGCTTCGATCTGGTTACTAACAGCACTAGCACTGGGGTTGAACTCTGAAGATGAGGTTTATGTTTACTTAATCTCCAAGAAATTTCTGGGAGAGACACGTGTTCTGCTTGTCTGAAACAGCAACAGAGGTTTGACCAACATTTTTTGTACACTTTCGGTGAGGCATTTCGTCGAACATttagacgacgacgacgacgacgacgttGACTTTTATAAACCTCTTTCGTATTTTGTCTGGAGGATCTTCCGTGAAATGGATAAGCTTCTTGAGAATCATGAGTTTGCTACGCATGCCGTCGCGGCATCAGCCTCTGTCTCGCTGGGAACTGGTCTCGCTTACCCTCTAGACACCATCAAAACCATCATTCAGGTTGGTTGTAAGAAGCTAACCCCTTGTCAAGTTGTGAACAGAGTTTTCCGCGTCTCTGGCTATTCAGGTCAGTACTCTTTCGTTTTCATTGAATGTAGCATCAGGCAGGCAAgatgatgttttttttgtttaaattgcAGGTCTGTACAGTGGTCTTGGATGGCTAACTCTGGGAAGAATCTCAGGTGTTGGTGCTAGGTTGGAGTCTATGAGATTCTTACTGCTTTCTACAAAGGGGATTCTCCTTTTGTGTCTAATATCATCTAGCTCGCAATCCACTAAAGAATATTTCCATTGTTTCATAGTTTATGTTATGTAG is a window from the Brassica napus cultivar Da-Ae unplaced genomic scaffold, Da-Ae ScsIHWf_1459;HRSCAF=2050, whole genome shotgun sequence genome containing:
- the LOC125597418 gene encoding glutathione S-transferase T3-like, with protein sequence MDPFSLNSVGFVNLLSSQCTQTTQNTQITQTAQNTQTTQTIDVGSSDVPKPVERRKWTTQEDIVLISAWLNTRKDPIVSNQQKLGSFWKRIEDYFNSSPQLTGSAPREWSQCKQRWGRINEQVCKFVGSYEAAMKEQASGQNENDVMKSAHDIFFNDYGAKFNLEHAWRELRFDQKWRSNSVSKDGAKEKRKEAAESVPDSDEARPPGVKACKAAKRKKKGNEAAFDRLETILDLKRNLAKQKILDRLLSKKHETLTDSEVALKEKLVKVVGCGGHGFYKVCWFYRSRVVGCGGHGFYKV
- the LOC106356786 gene encoding LOW QUALITY PROTEIN: putative BTB/POZ domain-containing protein At2g40440 (The sequence of the model RefSeq protein was modified relative to this genomic sequence to represent the inferred CDS: inserted 1 base in 1 codon) gives rise to the protein MATQTNQQIFSGGLAKVLEEQWQVDVXLKAGVDNDDDSAISAHKLILASRSEVFKKMLESDEVKTLAEQVETVTLSEMKKEELETFVEFMYSDGTMISPKAKQNVQSLYLAADKYEIPHLRDLCRNEMISSLDMSNALDVLELAQIPFDNGLNEAAFSYVKNNISTIASSEVFKLFVVSNPNLAWEIMKASVSQTSNIYSRACRNCGTYCLYCR